The Erigeron canadensis isolate Cc75 chromosome 4, C_canadensis_v1, whole genome shotgun sequence genome window below encodes:
- the LOC122597079 gene encoding sugar carrier protein C-like encodes MNPFLEKFFPTVYREQNAVTSTNQYCKFNSQILTIFTSSLYLAALLSSLMASTVTRKFGRKLSMLFGGIFFCAGAMINGFAQAVWMLIVGRMLLGFGIGFANQAVPLYLSEMAPYKYRGSLNIGFQLSITIGIVVANILNYFFDMIKGGWGWRLSLGGAVVPALIITFGSLVLPETPNSMIERGNKEEARTKLKRIRGVENVDEEFYDLVMASEASQKVEHPWRNLLQKKYRPQLTMAIMIPFFQQLTGINVIMFYAPVLFKTIGFGGKASLMSAVITGTVNVIATCVSIYGVDNWGRRFLFLEGGTQMLICQIAVAVLIGIKFGVDGNPGELPKWYAFLVVLFICIYVSGFAWSWGPLGWLVPSEIFPLEIRSAAQSIAVSVNMIFTFIVAQVFLTLLCHLKFGLFLFFGFWVIVMTTFIYLFLPETKNIPIEEMVIVWKKHWFWSRFMVDVEYPI; translated from the exons ATGAATCCATTTTTGGAAAAGTTCTTTCCAACAGTGTATCGAGAACAAAATGCAGTTACATCGACTAATCAATACTGTAAGTTCAACAGTCAGATATTGACGATATTTACGTCGTCTTTATATCTGGCTGCACTACTATCATCGTTGATGGCGTCCACGGTGACACGAAAATTTGGCCGAAAACTTTCAATGTTATTTGGTGGAATTTTTTTCTGTGCCGGAGCTATGATAAATGGATTTGCTCAGGCTGTGTGGATGCTCATTGTGGGTCGGATGCTACTTGGTTTTGGAATCGGGTTTGCTAATCAG GCGGTACCATTATACCTTTCTGAAATGGCACCATACAAGTATAGAGGGTCACTCAACATTGGGTTTCAGTTATCAATCACAATTGGTATCGTAGTtgcaaatattttaaattactTCTTTGACATGATCAAAGGAGGGTGGGGTTGGAGGCTAAGCCTCGGGGGTGCGGTGGTCCCAGCGTTGATCATAACGTTTGGGTCCCTTGTCCTTCCTGAGACCCCCAACTCCATGATTGAAAGAGGAAATAAAGAAGAGGCGAGAACAAAACTTAAAAGAATTAGAGGTGTTGAAAATGTAGACGAAGAGTTTTATGATTTGGTCATGGCTAGTGAAGCATCACAAAAGGTTGAACATCCTTGGAGAAATTTGTTACAAAAGAAATATAGGCCACAACTAACAATGGCTATAATGATTCCATTTTTCCAACAATTGACTGGGATtaatgtgattatgttttaTGCACCTGTTTTGTTTAAAACAATTGGGTTTGGAGGAAAGGCTTCACTTATGTCTGCTGTTATTACGGGTACAGTAAATGTTATCGCAACATGTGTTTCAATCTATGGTGTTGACAACTGGGGAAGAaggtttctttttcttgaagGTGGCACTCAAATGCTCATTTGCCAG ATTGCGGTTGCAGTTCTCATAGGGATTAAGTTTGGAGTAGATGGTAATCCGGGGGAATTGCCAAAATGGTATGCCTTTCTGGTGGTGCTTttcatatgcatatatgtatcaGGATTTGCGTGGTCATGGGGTCCATTGGGTTGGCTTGTACCAAGTGAAATCTTCCCACTAGAGATCCGATCAGCGGCTCAAAGTATTGCTGTCTCCGTGAATATGATCTTTACGTTTATTGTTGCCCAAGTATTCTTGACATTGCTCTGCCATTTGAAATTCGGGCTTTTTCTCTTTTTCGGGTTTTGGGTGATTGTTATGACCACATTTATATATCTGTTTTTGCCTGAAACAAAGAATATTCCGATTGAAGAGATGGTGATCGTGTGGAAGAAGCATTGGTTCTGGTCAAGGTTCATGGTTGATGTCGAGTACCCTATATAA